The nucleotide window AACCGGACCAGGCTTGCTGTCTGATGAGTTAAGAGTAgagttgttgttatttttacatagaaacatttttacattttcaaaccattttcattttcaaaaattattgtatttactgaatttacattatattatattatattatattatattatattatattatattatattatattatattatattatattatattatattatattttgattGTACCACAGGTTGTAGCTCATTGGAATGGATTTTTAGGGTCCAGGGATTAATCAGTCTGCTCTTTTCTGATTTCTTCAAGGGCAATAAGTACCTCTTACCCTGTAAAATTAGTTTCAGTCTTGAGTTTTAGTTTGGAAAATAAGTAGGATAGTGGTTTAATGAGGAAAAGGCATCTTAcccctttctttctcctttcatCAATCTGTCTAAAGTAGGTTGTAATATGGACGTTGTCAAAGCAGATATCTCTGGTGTATTGTCGTGCATATCCAAAAGCCCTTATATTTAAATagacatacatataaaaaaaagagaaagcttTTGTTCAAgacaatttatttgaatttaatcaaaagtttttttattagatgtcaatttgagattttaaatattctaggtaattttaacacattaaattggttaaaaaaaaaattagttcgAACACAggtaaaagttttttaaaaatttattttgtatttaattgtttaagcttaatttaaatgtgtaataacAGATGGGGGTGGAAAAAGTGTATACTTACGAAATGaacacagatacaaatgtgaaaGAGAGGAGGATCTGCACAACTCTGGAAATTTGTTCAACAGTGTTCCTCCTCTCCTTAAATGTCCTTATCAGATCCTTGCGAAATTCATCCTGAAAAACAGTCTCTCCGAACATCTCATCCTCAAATTTCTGCACATATCACAGGACAAGATTAACAATGCATCGAAAACTATGGTTAAGATATTGTTGGTGAAATAATATGTGATTGAAGGAGCATTTGTAATCTTTGCAATTAGAAGaaagaatacaaatataaagaatTGTAGCATAGACTAAATTCTGCCAAACAACGGTACCTCAAAGACCACATTGGTGCTAAACTGTTCCCCGAGTTTACTGATGGAGGAATCGAGTTTGTCAAAGGTCTGTCCAAAATTTCCTTCGACTGGAATCTGTTCTTCACACCATGGAGTCATTACTGTAGTGAATACATAGTTGAACCAATAAATACCATAGTAAAGGAACGTGCAAAACCTGGTTAATAGAAACTGAAAGCCTTGAGAAGAAGGCTATACAAATCAGGTCTATCTAACTAAATGCAATAATCCTCATTACTTAGATATACAATGACTATACAGTGGTTAATGTAACTATTTACCTCTCATAATATTGCAGAGAAAATCAAACTTCATAGGTACACAAAGGAAATGGTTGATGACAGGGGATTTAATAGTGTCCATGCACTTCAGCCAGGTATCACTGAACCACTCTTTGCAGCGATCGATGCCATTCTTTACCACATCTGTGCACAGCATCCATGgcatggtgtgtatatatacgttatatacttgggtgtgtgtgtatatatatatatatatatatatatatatatatatatatatatatatatatatatatatatatatatatatttatttatatatatatcacacaaaatagttttaaatgttgccattaaattatataatggaGTTCTACAATTCATATGTCACTTACATTCACAGCGCATCATAGTCTTTGCAGTGTACTGCTCCTGGGTGGTGCTGTTGCCTGTAGCTGTAATATTCTGACCAAAAGAATCGTAGCCATACTGGCCCATCACTTCATTCCTAATGCCCTGGAACTGTCTACTCACATTTTGAGCCTCTCTCTGAAGTTGCACACTGTCAGCCTGGTGCAGAGAGAGAAGAATGTGCTTGTTAGAACAATGCATATAAAGAACTTTTTACTAGTTTTTAACTCCATTAagttttattcagttttattcaGTTATATCTTTCAACTTTCAATATTTCATTTCCTTGTGtggtttgttttaatttatatgatgcaaatgtaatattatttagtCCAGTGGGGATGCAGAAAATGAAGTCCAGGCTAGTAACATCATTTTACTTGTGAACTCACCACTATCTCCTGTAACACCTCAAAAAATGGTTCAGACACCGTCCTCCACAAAATCTTACTGTGTCCTATTTGCAGGTCAATATTACAGCCCATAGAGAGGACCACATCTTGGACATTATGGTGGATATTGTAGATTGGACCTGAGAAGATAAGTGAAATGAActctaaaatgaaaatgtgtatttttaattactCTCTCTTGCATCATGATGTGTACATTTAATGATATTCCACTGTAGAGCTAAATGTAGTAAGTTTGATTTGTTAAGGAAGAAAATGGTATATTTGTAAAGCTTGTcattgcaataaaaatgtacaaaatacatttttattctagTGAGAAAGCTATTTTATGCTAATAGCACTATTTAACcaggaaaaaatatttcactaaATACCAGATTGCATAATGCACAACAGGAACCATTTcaaaccagttttttttttttaccttgataGAGACACTGTATTATGAACAAGATCACATAAGCCTGACCACGAGAGCCAAGAATGCTGGGAAACATCAGTAGAACTGAGCAACGAAAATATGAGGACAGCATCCCACCTAGGACACACAGTGCTTTAAAAGCACACATACAACACATACATTAAGTACGCACCCACGGCCTATTTCAGGTCAAAGTTCGCATCAGCAAACCAAGTGTATGAAAGTTGTGAAAGTTTTTTTACATACCTATAAAAACATATCCAAATATGAATTTGTGAAAGTTACTCAGTGAAATGTTGTGCATGAGTCCAAGAAACAAAgctataataaagaaaatgggggaaaaacatTTATACTGTGTATTTACTTTCAAATTTACATTCATAAATCTTTACAACAGCACAGTACGCTCTCACCAATCCCACTGATGGCTCCAAATGCAGCTCCTATTAAAAGCCTGGCCAAGGGGAAATCAGATGTTGGTCCGAACAGGAATCTGTGTGCCACGTCAGGCAGGATACACTTACTGACTTTCTCTAATGCTTTataggtaaataaaaaaatacattgtcaaattaaacattaatatcAATACCAAgattattacaaaataacatTGTTAAGGTAAGTATATACTTGAATGTGGTGCTTTTTTTCGATATTTCCTTCGTGCTTCCTCCATTTCTCGATTCCTCTGTCTACTGGAAAAATCAGCACCttccaaaaaaaatgtcagttgAAAAGTGATGTAAgactgtttttgtttacatttgaaaGTATTCTTTCAAAACCAGCAGTTTATATACTACCTGCAATTTCCTGAGATTGGGTGTGTTTTATCAGCTAAGAAAGGGATTATACATAAAGTTTTGGCAATGCGTCCTCAAAGGGCAAGATCAGCTGGACGTTTGACGAaggtacaaaaaaaagtcaaaaacaaTATAGAAGAAGTAAAACTAGCTGCTTGAAAGTTTAAccttaatacatttcatttcgATTTGTTTTGACAGGATGAAACTGCACAGCCAGGTGTTAAGGCTCTTTCGGAGTTCAGCATGGAGTCGTGCCTGGCACAGTTTTTTAGCCTTTTTGTTCGGTTTGCTGCTTGCATTCATTTATGGTGCAATAGCACTGTACATACAAAAACATGCGCTCTGGTACTGCATCATCACCACGGTAACCATAGCTGCCTTCACAGCGTATGGAATGGGACTCTCCGTTAGTGTGCGTGCTAACATCACGCTCATGCTTCCAATGTTGTGCTCCAGTAAGAATCCTTTTCATcatttatatagaatatatagataaaagtattgggtcacttgactttttctagccatatgtggtttcttctccaaactgttatcacaaaatTGCAGGCAcaaaattggtaaaaaaaaataaatatgcctttggatgcagtggcattatatttttccttcacttcaacCAGAAAAGGCAAAATTGTTCCAATCCTAAGATTTTATGAATCTTAGGGACATAGTCctctacaaacctttgtccatatagtgtatatgctCAATGACAAATCCCTTTTTGTGTGATTACTTTCACCAATTGAACCAAATGAATATTTCTGATGCTctctttttgtgtttattttatttctgaaggACAGGGTAAAAAATCCTGCTCTTCCTCATTATCACCCTTGTGGTTCAAGGCCCGTTGAACAACACTCTGGAGAACTTTGACCGAGCAGCAGCCAGCATATTGTGCAGATCTGAGTTAGCTATGAACCAAACCCAGCAACTCCTGCAGAGAGCTGCCACACCTCTGCTCCGTAAGTCATGCATACAATAAGTAtacaataatttacaatatgTTCCAAAGAGCGAGTGAGCATAAtgctttctgtttctttaatttGTGATAGATTTGACTTTATTTATGTTGTGAAGcatatttacataattaaaagCTGACTGACActagtatgtttttatttctgatttatgAACATAGCTGTGCTGGAGAAGGTAAGGGAGGTCAGCAGGAACGCCTACTCACTGGCAGGCAGAGTGCAGAACTTTATTGGAGCCCTTACAGAGTCTGTACGCCATGTTTGTGAgtgaatttatttgtatttagtgAAAGATGAACAAAGTGGAGAACTTTGACTCCTGGAATGACTCTTAGTATCCCATAGTAACCACTTCATCCTCTCCTATACTGATCTTTTTCAGCTCGTTCTCTGAGAAATGTGCTGCACTTCTTGGCGAGCATCGGCGACATCTGTAATGTGAAGATGGGAACACCATACAAAaaatgtaactctgtgtttgATGAGGGCCGTGCTGACTGTATGGAGCTGCTCtcagtgttttctttcctctgcCACATCGTGGATGGTTTCAGGCCTCTCTGTGGCGTCACACGTGGTCAGTCTCTCTGCAGATGTTTTATTGTGACTTTTGCAGTGTGTAATTAACATATATACAGGAAGCTTGAGATCATTCAGGTCTTCTTACTCATTACTGTGGTGaagtttgtttttcttattcaaCTTGGTTTTGTTATATGCTATTTATGGTTACTGTGTGTTTACATACACAGCATACAATGTTATTTCACATAGCACCAAGCTTAAGAGTACTTTTTTACAGCTTATGTGTGTGCAGAAATGCTTTCTAGATCAGTGGCTATTGTATATGTAGTATATTTGTGCAGCTGTTAGTGCTACATGTCAGCCACCCTAAGTGCTTTAAAATTGTTGTACCATTTAGAGATTAGTGTTTGAGCATAAGAGCTGATCTGAATGCTGGGGCTGCACTATGGTTTTCTCATTTCCCATCTGGCTGTCCATGACTCATTCACTTCCTTTTTTGCCAGCATGCTCtcattttgaataaattattgttatatatCCACCTCAGTGCCAAGACAACATTAGTGACACTGCTGCCTCCAAATCCAAACATGACCtcagagtgcacacacacacacacacacacacacacacacacacacacacacacacacacacacacacacacacacacacacacacacacacacacacacacacacacacacaaagcctcaTACAAACAGAGCTCTACAACTTTAATACTATTAGGGACTGACAGGTTGATGGGCAAGTAATggaataaacatataaaataatattactaTGTGCTTTTACCTTGTTTCTTTTGGATAATACTGACTTCATAATATTTTTCACAGTTTTAAATTAAAGATTATGTAAAATTTCCTATTTCCAACAGTTGGTGAGTTGTTCTGTGTCATACCCTCATATGTTGCCCACCATCTAAAGACAAAACTTGCTTTCCGTAAGTTACATCTTCTTATTATTTTACCCAGTTATTATAGgataacatacagtatatatatatatatatatataaagtatcgatgtatatatatatatatatatatatatatatatatatatatatatatatatatatatatatatatatatatatatatatatatacacacacacagagagatgtttgttacagctgtttttttgttatccTTTTAGCTATTATTGCAGCATTTAATCAAATGAAGAGAGAGTTTGAGTTCAACATGTCAGCCTCTCTGCACTTTGACATGAATGTGAACAGCAGTCAGTCTGTGCATCATATGGTTCAGAAAATCATGGAGGAGGTGTCACAGGACCAAGAACGTATCCTGGACCTCATGGCTCCACTGACCTATGTGGGCCTGGTTCTGCTGATGTTCATGTACCTACAGTGAGTCCACAATAGTAGTCAACAAAAACTGTTAACTATTAtgactttattttattctgtagtCACAACAGTCCAGAATATTTAGTGAAAAAAGCATTGTTGAGTTTAAAATCATTGCATCAGgcaatatgatttgttttgtatgAGAGTAGCATGCTGAGATTTATTCAATTACTTAATATGGAAACAGTTAAGCAGAATCCATGaagattttgtatttattactttttttttttaactgtttgtaAACTTTCCAAAAATTAAATGAGTATTAATACAATGCAGCGTAATCTGATTGTGATGTCATcgtatactttatatttttgtgaACAGGGCAGTTCTGTACAAAAGACATTACCTTCATGTGGACGATTTTGACAACTTCTACATAACAGATAAATTTGTCAAGATGGATTGCAAGTTTTCTAGACAAGGAAAACCAGCAGTCCTGCCCCTCACTGAGAAAGAGGCTCTGACCTACATCACACCCTGTAAgaatatgtttgtgtatttgtgtgtgtatgtttaatgattttttttatttaagttaaaAAAGAATGGTGGAGTCAATAATTGTTAATGAAAAGCCAAAACTGTAAACCTACAgatttatacaatttatataatCACTTGTGTTCACTGTGTCTCACCCCATAAGACTGCTTGCGGTTGACAGCTCGAGAGAAGCGGGGAATCATGACCGGCATGCTGTCTACGCTTAAGCACCTGATAATGGGCTGTGTTATGATTGTCGTAGACCTCATTGTGTACTGGGGGTTTGACATTCTGCATTATTATGCTAAAGAAGAGATAGTGGCTAAAGGTAAAAGTCTTTGCTTTgcccactatatatatatatatatatatatatatatatatatatatatatatatatatatatatatatatatatatattctcataCATCGTTTTTGTCAATTTGTTTCAATTTAGAAACCTAAATGCAAATATGTGATGATGTATGGCTTAGGATTGGGCCTAATTCAACAAACATTT belongs to Silurus meridionalis isolate SWU-2019-XX chromosome 4, ASM1480568v1, whole genome shotgun sequence and includes:
- the dcst1 gene encoding E3 ubiquitin-protein ligase DCST1 is translated as MEEARRKYRKKAPHSTLEKVSKCILPDVAHRFLFGPTSDFPLARLLIGAAFGAISGIALFLGLMHNISLSNFHKFIFGYVFIALCVLGGMLSSYFRCSVLLMFPSILGSRGQAYVILFIIQCLYQGPIYNIHHNVQDVVLSMGCNIDLQIGHSKILWRTVSEPFFEVLQEIVADSVQLQREAQNVSRQFQGIRNEVMGQYGYDSFGQNITATGNSTTQEQYTAKTMMRCEYVVKNGIDRCKEWFSDTWLKCMDTIKSPVINHFLCVPMKFDFLCNIMRVMTPWCEEQIPVEGNFGQTFDKLDSSISKLGEQFSTNVVFEKFEDEMFGETVFQDEFRKDLIRTFKERRNTVEQISRVVQILLSFTFVSVFISAFGYARQYTRDICFDNVHITTYFRQIDERRKKGGKRYLLPLKKSEKSRLINPWTLKIHSNELQPVTASLVRFVSLAVFVFVLLATDRLLYHIFDIIRRHTFTEYSITSSHDIHIDIRGESMLAKLLRKTIGAFNTSSNLDVQSSNWQCLPQPRALSQADYLWSTIPVLLMGFLCCLQVYTNRLRRVITSFYFPKREKKRILFLYNLQMQRRITFVNHLIKQLRHRRQAPKPVLSILLSPLERLGWGVCWCWVCVEFMRQQRAKHCSVEGCNIFYCEQCWGDLGNRCICSFPVDMEQDVDSDTDTVYYVH
- the dcst2 gene encoding DC-STAMP domain-containing protein 2, with protein sequence MRPQRARSAGRLTKDETAQPGVKALSEFSMESCLAQFFSLFVRILLFLIITLVVQGPLNNTLENFDRAAASILCRSELAMNQTQQLLQRAATPLLPVLEKVREVSRNAYSLAGRVQNFIGALTESVRHVSRSLRNVLHFLASIGDICNVKMGTPYKKCNSVFDEGRADCMELLSVFSFLCHIVDGFRPLCGVTRVGELFCVIPSYVAHHLKTKLAFPIIAAFNQMKREFEFNMSASLHFDMNVNSSQSVHHMVQKIMEEVSQDQERILDLMAPLTYVGLVLLMFMYLQAVLYKRHYLHVDDFDNFYITDKFVKMDCKFSRQGKPAVLPLTEKEALTYITPYCLRLTAREKRGIMTGMLSTLKHLIMGCVMIVVDLIVYWGFDILHYYAKEEIVAKAPVVVDIQVNGSGYAADIFKDILASFDMLQKENITILSKKCLMEPLEPDYSIYLFIGFLYGFAFFLVVAGSYAKRLQRFVCAHYHPRREKVRILRLHSRILSQRGSLRKALLQVVAREKENRGNGESLLRTLVLRLPGGVTIARFLGLYNKSCLICGKVVKVKNSSNMYTCSAQNCTGSFCMQCFRVMGNICAVCTGPQTFQEDFEYELDSSDEERVGQLRHQHASIRTLIV